From Chryseobacterium shandongense, the proteins below share one genomic window:
- the msrB gene encoding peptide-methionine (R)-S-oxide reductase MsrB — protein sequence MKNILILLGVVLGIAVFATSCGDSKKMKSAETKKENETIMDNTNVKEVYFAGGCFWGTEHFFQQIRGVVGTEVGYANGNKENPTYEEVVSHTTGFAETVKVKYDPEQVDLKLLIDLYFKTIDPTSLNKQGNDRGDQYRTGIYSTDKETEAIIKAEVERLAKNYSKPVLVETIPLKNFYRAEDYHQDYLDKNPGGYCHIEPGLFEMARNANPPKKENKYQKQDKKVLKEKLTAEQYNVTQENGTERAFQNEYWDETREGIYVDITTGEPLFISTDKFESGCGWPSFSKPITKKLVEEKLDRSHGMTRVEVRSKTGDAHLGHVFNDGPEDKGGLRYCINSASLKFIPKAEMKEKGYGEYIALLDKK from the coding sequence ATGAAGAACATATTGATTTTACTCGGTGTCGTGCTGGGAATAGCAGTATTTGCAACAAGCTGCGGAGATTCAAAAAAAATGAAATCCGCTGAAACAAAAAAAGAAAATGAGACCATTATGGACAATACAAATGTAAAAGAAGTGTATTTTGCGGGAGGATGCTTTTGGGGAACCGAACATTTTTTTCAACAGATACGCGGTGTTGTAGGAACAGAAGTAGGATATGCGAACGGAAACAAAGAAAATCCTACTTATGAAGAAGTTGTAAGTCACACCACAGGTTTTGCAGAAACGGTGAAAGTGAAATATGATCCTGAACAGGTAGATCTTAAACTTCTAATTGATCTATATTTTAAAACCATCGACCCAACCAGTTTAAACAAACAGGGAAATGACAGAGGAGATCAATACAGAACGGGAATTTATTCGACCGATAAAGAAACCGAAGCCATCATAAAAGCTGAAGTGGAGAGACTGGCTAAAAATTACAGCAAACCGGTATTGGTAGAAACTATTCCGCTAAAAAATTTTTACAGAGCAGAAGATTATCATCAGGATTATTTGGATAAAAATCCGGGAGGATATTGTCACATTGAGCCTGGATTATTTGAAATGGCAAGAAACGCCAATCCCCCTAAAAAAGAAAACAAATATCAAAAGCAGGACAAAAAAGTTTTAAAGGAAAAGCTGACTGCCGAACAATATAACGTGACCCAGGAAAACGGAACTGAAAGAGCTTTCCAAAACGAATACTGGGATGAAACTCGTGAAGGAATTTATGTAGATATCACAACGGGAGAACCCTTATTTATTTCTACAGACAAATTTGAATCGGGTTGTGGATGGCCAAGTTTCTCCAAACCAATTACCAAAAAATTAGTTGAAGAAAAGCTGGACCGTTCCCACGGAATGACCAGGGTAGAAGTAAGAAGTAAAACGGGAGATGCGCATTTGGGACACGTTTTCAATGACGGACCGGAAGATAAAGGCGGACTGCGTTACTGCATCAACAGTGCTTCTTTGAAGTTTATTCCGAAAGCGGAAATGAAAGAGAAAGGATACGGAGAATATATTGCTCTTCTTGACAAAAAATAA
- a CDS encoding DUF417 family protein codes for MKGTILKIDNENLTGKAGYYISLFGSAIILLWIGIFKFTPTEANAIKPLLENHFLTFFVYDMVSIQTVSSTIGVIEIIIAGLLLFSVKFASLRKYAAIGMIITFLITLSYLSTTPGIWKTVDGIPVTDFFIVNDIMLLGFGLMILNLKK; via the coding sequence ATGAAAGGAACAATATTAAAAATTGACAATGAAAACCTTACCGGAAAAGCAGGATATTACATTTCACTTTTCGGATCTGCCATCATTTTACTGTGGATCGGGATTTTCAAATTTACCCCTACGGAAGCGAACGCTATAAAACCTTTATTGGAAAACCATTTCCTTACTTTTTTCGTATATGATATGGTAAGTATTCAGACTGTGTCCAGCACTATCGGAGTGATAGAAATTATCATTGCAGGATTGCTACTGTTTAGTGTGAAATTTGCATCACTGAGAAAGTACGCCGCCATTGGAATGATTATTACCTTCCTGATAACTTTGAGTTATTTATCTACAACCCCCGGAATATGGAAGACCGTAGACGGAATTCCGGTAACAGACTTTTTCATAGTAAATGACATAATGCTGTTAGGATTTGGGCTAATGATTTTAAATCTGAAAAAATGA